One Cedecea neteri DNA segment encodes these proteins:
- the msrB gene encoding peptide-methionine (R)-S-oxide reductase MsrB: MSNQLPPDSNKKNLSEMQYYVTQKHGTEPPYSGRLLHNKRDGIYHCLVCEAPLFLSETKYDSGCGWPSFYEPVSPDAIRYLTDNSHGMERVEIRCGNCDAHLGHVFPDGPQPTGERYCVNSASLSFTDGQNGEQVEG; the protein is encoded by the coding sequence ATGTCTAATCAATTACCCCCTGATTCAAATAAGAAAAACCTCAGCGAAATGCAATACTACGTGACCCAGAAGCACGGCACTGAACCGCCGTATTCAGGGCGTTTGCTGCATAACAAGCGTGACGGGATTTATCACTGCCTGGTGTGTGAAGCCCCGCTGTTTCTTTCGGAAACAAAATACGACTCAGGCTGCGGCTGGCCTAGCTTTTACGAGCCAGTCAGCCCGGATGCTATCCGCTATCTGACCGATAACTCTCACGGTATGGAGCGCGTTGAAATCCGCTGCGGTAATTGCGATGCACACCTGGGCCACGTGTTCCCGGATGGTCCGCAGCCGACCGGGGAGCGGTATTGTGTTAATTCGGCCTCTCTGAGCTTCACCGACGGGCAGAACGGTGAGCAGGTTGAAGGTTGA
- a CDS encoding YeaC family protein — MSNLDEMLSVMTPEIYQRLATAVELGKWPDGVALTQEQKDNSLQLVMLWQARHNTDAQHMTIDTNGQMVMKSKQQLKAEFGIEPAPFVTMKLQ; from the coding sequence ATGAGCAATCTGGATGAAATGTTGAGCGTGATGACGCCAGAGATTTATCAACGCCTGGCGACCGCGGTCGAACTGGGAAAGTGGCCTGATGGCGTAGCGCTGACCCAGGAGCAAAAAGACAACAGTCTCCAACTGGTGATGCTGTGGCAGGCGCGCCACAACACGGACGCGCAGCACATGACTATCGACACCAACGGCCAGATGGTGATGAAGAGCAAGCAGCAGTTGAAAGCGGAGTTTGGCATTGAGCCTGCGCCGTTTGTGACGATGAAGCTGCAATAA